The Castor canadensis chromosome X, mCasCan1.hap1v2, whole genome shotgun sequence genome includes a region encoding these proteins:
- the LOC109679882 gene encoding cancer/testis antigen 55-like: MMRLLNRVLAFFRRRRQPGYYAQQQSLLQGSTYLHTIRGVVTSLCPDHGWIDDCIFFHNVAVTGNVPLRVGQQVIAVVEEEETAHRLEAIKVEPFSHPFDCNGLSGLRTRLLISCVTAVTSDAVYISNDTYFSMDIVSEGFVPYKGDWIQVEYSTQPGTSNIIAHSLKPTNCSHIDEVYISNMHGSQGVIDDAIFFTLDSLKLPPGYVPQLHDLVDVVIVESAQSCYTWRAVSMTPVQMSQ; encoded by the exons ATGATGCGACTTCTGAACCGGGTTTTAGCCTTCTTCCGGAGGAGGAGGCAGCCGGGCTATTACGCACAGCAGCAGAGTCTGCTGCAAG GCAGCACCTACTTGCACACTATACGGGGAGTTGTGACATCTCTGTGTCCTGATCATGGCTGGATTGATGACTGCATCTTCTTCCATAATGTTGCCGTGACTGGCAACGTCCCACTGAGAGTTGGACAGCAAGTTATTGCGGTtgtggaagaagaagaaacagctCACAGATTGGAAGCAATCAAA GTGGAGCCTTTCTCCCATCCCTTTGATTGCAATGGGCTATCAGGCCTCAGAACTCGACTTTTGATTAGTTGTGTCACTGCTGTGACAAGCGATGCTGTCTACATTAGTAATGACACTTACTTCTCCATGGACATTGTTTCTGAAG GGTTTGTGCCTTACAAGGGTGACTGGATCCAAGTTGAATACTCCACCCAGCCTGGCACCTCAAACATCATCGCACACTCGTTGAAGCCCACTAACTGTAGTCATATTGATGAG GTCTACATCAGTAACATGCACGGAAGTCAAGGGGTGATAGACGACGCTATCTTTTTCACTTTGGATTCTCTGAAACTTCCTCCTGGATACGTTCCTCAATTACATGACCTTGTCGATGTGGTCATAGTGGAGAGCGCTCAGTCCTGCTATACCTGGAGAGCGGTTTCCATGACCCCAGTGCAAATGTCGCAGTAG